One window from the genome of Oryctolagus cuniculus chromosome 1, mOryCun1.1, whole genome shotgun sequence encodes:
- the TMEM141 gene encoding transmembrane protein 141, whose protein sequence is MVTLGLSRVDDAVAAKHPALGEYAACQSGAFVKGVVTFLAGSGAAFGLQILLRRRVPYGFQWSVLVAAVAGSAVSYGVTRVESRRCRDLWLFLETGRLPSDPDTGGRS, encoded by the exons ATGGTGACCCTGGGCCTGTCCCGTGTGGACGACGCCGTGGCCGCCAAGCACCCG GCACTCGGGGAGTACGCGGCGTGCCAGTCCGGCGCCTTCGTGAAGGGCGTGGTCACCTTCCTCGCAg GCTCGGGCGCCGCCTTCGGGCTGCAGATCCTGCTCCGGAGGAGGGTCCCGTACGGCTTCCAGTGGAGCGTGCTGGTGGCCGCGG TCGCAGGCTCGGCGGTCAGCTATGGGGTGACGAGAGTGGAGTCCCGGAGATGCCGCGACCTCTGGCTCTTCCTGGAGACGGGGCGGCTCCCCAGCGACCCGGACACAG gTGGGCGCAGCTAG